One Theropithecus gelada isolate Dixy chromosome 3, Tgel_1.0, whole genome shotgun sequence genomic window carries:
- the TMEM130 gene encoding transmembrane protein 130, with translation MARAVWSRLGRILWLSCLLPWAPAGVAAGLYELNLTTDSPATTGAEVTISASLVAKDNSSLALSADAHLYRFHWIHTPLVLTGKTEKGLSSTIHVVGHVPGEFPVSVWVTAADCWMCQPVARGFVVLPITEFLVGDLVVTQNTSLPWPSSYLTKTVLKVSFLLHDPSNFLKTAVFLYSWDFGDGTQMVTEDSVVYYNYSIIGTFTVKLKVVAEWEEVKPDATKRVMQKTGDFSASLKLQETLRGIQVLGPTLIQTFQKMTVTLNFLGSPPLTVCWRLKPECLPLEEGECHPVSVASTAYNLTHTFRDPGDYCFSIRAENVISKTHQYHRIQVWPSRIQPAVFAFPCATLITVMLAFIMYMTLRNATQQKDMVEVADFDFSPMSDKNPEPPSGVRCCCQMCCGPFLLETPSEYLEIVRENHGLLPPLYKSVKTYTV, from the exons ATGGCCCGGGCAGTGTGGTCGCGCCTCGGCCGCATCCTAtggctctcctgcctcctgccctgggcCCCGGCAGGGGTGGCCGCAG GCCTGTATGAACTCAATCTCACCACCGATAGCCCTGCCACCACGGGAGCGGAGGTGACCATCTCGGCCAGCCTGGTGGCCAAGGACAACAGCAGCCTGGCCCTGTCCGCCGACGCCCACCTCTACCGCTTCCACTGGATCCACACCCCGCTGGTGCTCACTGGCAAGACGGAGAAGGGTCTCAGCTCCACCATCCATGTGGTCGGCCACGTGCCCGGGGAATTCCCAGTCTCCGTCTGGGTCACTGCCGCTGACTGCTGGATGTGCCAGCCCGTGGCCAGGGGCTTCGTGGTCCTCCCCATCACAG agttCCTCGTTGGGGACCTCGTTGTCACCCAGAACACCTCCTTGCCCTGGCCCAGCTCCTATCTCACTAAGACAGTCCTGAAAGTCTCCTTCCTTCTCCACGACCCGAGCAACTTCCTCAAGACCGCCGTGTTTCTCTACAGCTGGGACTTTGGGGACGG GACCCAGATGGTGACTGAAGACTCCGTGGTCTATTATAACTATTCCATCATCGGGACCTTCACCGTGAAGCTCAAAGTGGTGGCAGAGTGGGAAGAGGTGAAGCCGGATGCCACGAAGCGTGTGATGCAGAAGACCGGGGACTTCTCCGCCTCGCTGAAGCTGCAGG AAACCCTTCGAGGCATCCAAGTCTTGGGGCCTACCCTAATTCAGACCTTCCAAAAGATGACCGTGACCTTGAACTTCCTGGGCAG CCCTCCTCTGACCGTGTGCTGGCGTCTCAAGCCTGAGTGCCTCCCGCTGGAGGAAGGGGAGTGCCACCCTGTGTCCGTGGCCAGCACAGCATACAACCTGACCCACACCTTCAGGGACCCTGGGGACTACTGTTTCAGCATTCGGGCCGAGAATGTCATCAGCAAGACGCATCAGTACCACAGGATCCAGGTGTGGCCCTCCA GAATCCAGCCGGCTGTCTTTGCTTTCCCATGTGCTACACTTATCACTGTGATGTTGGCCTTCATCATGTACATGACCCTGCGGAATGCCACTCAGCAAAAGGATATGGTGGAG GTGGCTGATTTTGACTTTTCCCCCATGTCTGACAAGAACCCGGAGCCACCCTCCGGGGTCAGGTGCTGCTGCCAGATGTGCTGTGGGCCCTTCTTGCTGGAGACTCCATCTGAGTACCTGGAAATTGTTCGCGAGAACCATGGGCTGCTCCCACCCCTCTATAAGTCTGTCAAAACTTACACTGTGTGA